Proteins found in one Brevibacillus brevis genomic segment:
- the trmL gene encoding tRNA (uridine(34)/cytosine(34)/5-carboxymethylaminomethyluridine(34)-2'-O)-methyltransferase TrmL, whose product MPLHIVLHEPLIPANTGNIARSCAATGAHLHLIHPLGFSTDDRYLKRAGLDYWHAVNVHHHESFEHFAAAQGEGAGTFYFVETWGEKLYTDVSFRDGDYIILGKETTGLPEELTEKYREQTIRIPMSGATRSVNLSNCAAIVLFEGLRQLGFPALS is encoded by the coding sequence ATGCCGTTACATATTGTTTTGCATGAGCCGCTCATCCCTGCTAATACGGGAAATATCGCCCGATCATGTGCAGCGACAGGAGCGCATCTGCATTTGATTCACCCACTCGGATTTTCAACGGACGATCGTTACCTGAAGCGGGCTGGTCTCGATTATTGGCATGCGGTTAACGTTCACCATCATGAGAGCTTTGAGCACTTTGCTGCGGCTCAAGGAGAAGGTGCGGGCACTTTTTACTTTGTGGAGACCTGGGGGGAAAAGCTGTATACGGACGTTTCTTTCCGGGATGGCGACTACATTATCTTGGGCAAGGAGACGACGGGTTTACCGGAAGAGCTGACAGAAAAATATCGGGAGCAGACTATTCGTATCCCGATGAGTGGTGCGACCCGTTCTGTGAACCTGTCCAATTGTGCAGCTATTGTCTTGTTTGAGGGACTTCGCCAGTTAGGTTTTCCAGCGTTATCGTAA